The following coding sequences are from one Triticum aestivum cultivar Chinese Spring chromosome 5A, IWGSC CS RefSeq v2.1, whole genome shotgun sequence window:
- the LOC123108452 gene encoding aquaporin PIP2-3 — protein MAAGEGKLSTEANVNSGTTMSSKDYLDPPPTPLLDAGELGKWSLYRATIAEFTATLLFVYVAVATVIGHKRQTDAQACSGAGVLGIAWAFGGMIAVLVYCTAGISGGHINPAVTFGLLLARKVSLPRAFLYMAAQCLGAICGAAMVRAVHGAHHYVLYGGGANEVAPGYSKVGALLAEAAGTFVLVYTVFSATDPKRMARDSHVPVLAPLLIGFAVLMAHLATIPVTGTGINPARSLGAAVVYNGKKAWADQWIFWVGPLAGATVAMAYHQYVLRNGAAKHSFGSNNDDVEA, from the coding sequence ATGGCGGCGGGAGAAGGCAAGCTGAGTACGGAGGCCAACGTTAATTCCGGCACTACAATGAGCAGCAAGGACTACCTGGACCCTCCTCCAACGCCGCTGCTGGACGCCGGCGAGTTGGGCAAGTGGTCCTTGTACCGGGCCACCATTGCCGAGTTTACCGCCACACTCCTCTTCGTCTACGTCGCCGTGGCCACCGTCATCGGCCACAAGCGCCAGACCGACGCCCAGGCGTGCAGCGGCGCCGGCGTACTGGGCATCGCGTGGGCGTTCGGCGGCATGATCGCCGTCCTCGTTTACTGCACCGCCGGTATCTCCGGCGGCCACATCAACCCCGCAGTCACGTTCGGGCTGCTGCTGGCGAGGAAGGTCTCGCTTCCCAGAGCCTTCCTCTACATGGCGGCGCAGTGCCTCGGCGCCATCTGCGGCGCCGCCATGGTGAGGGCCGTGCACGGCGCGCACCACTACGTGCTCTACGGCGGCGGCGCCAACGAGGTCGCGCCGGGGTACTCCAAGGTGGGGGCGCTGCTGGCCGAGGCCGCCGGCACATTCGTTCTCGTGTACACCGTGTTCTCGGCGACCGACCCGAAACGAATGGCGAGGGACTCCCACGTGCCGGTGCTGGCGCCGCTGCTCATCGGGTTCGCCGTGCTGATGGCGCACCTGGCCACAATCCCCGTCACCGGCACCGGGATCAACCCGGCGAGGAGCCTTGGGGCCGCCGTGGTGTACAATGGGAAGAAGGCGTGGGCCGATCAGTGGATCTTCTGGGTCGGGCCTTTGGCCGGCGCCACCGTCGCCATGGCCTACCACCAGTACGTCCTCAGGAACGGCGCCGCCAAGCACTCCTTCGGCTCCAACAACGACGACGTCGAAGCCTAG
- the LOC123101814 gene encoding plasma membrane ATPase 2-like, which yields MTIELIVMAAVQHRPYRQTVDNLLVLLIGGIPIAMPMVLSVTMAIGSHKLAQQGAITKRMTAIEEMAGMDVLCSDKTGTLTLNKLTVDNNIIEVFTRGYEKSDVVLMAARASRLENQDAIDCAIVAMLPDPKEAKALQIPAEQAALVLGVLAAVLPGDDDEPATEGAGASPPPSSHSVQILLYPQQIERGMM from the exons ATGACCATCGAGTTAATTGTGATGGCGGCTGTTCAACACAGACCGTACCGCCAGACAGTTGATAACCTTCTGGTGCTTCTCATTGGAGGGATTCCAATTGCGATGCCCATGGTTCTGTCTGTAACTATGGCTATTGGATCACATAAGCTTGCACAACAG GGTGCTATTACCAAGAGAATGACTGCAATTGAAGAGATGGCCGGAATGGACGTGCTTTGCAGTGACAAAACAGGAACATTGACACTCAACAAACTGACTGTAGACAACAATATAATTGAG GTTTTTACTAGAGGTTACGAAAAGAGTGATGTCGTGTTGatggccgcaagggcctcaagacTGGAGAATCAGGATGCTATTGATTGCGCTATTGTTGCCATGCTTCCAGACCCAAAAGAG GCGAAGGCACTGCAGATCCCCGCCGAGCAGGCCGCGCTGGTGCTCGGGGTGCTCGCCGCCGTGCTCCCCGGCGACGACGACGAACCCGCAACGGAAGGAGCTGGCGCCTCCCCGCCCCCATCTAGCCACTCCGTCcag ATCCTCCTGTACCCGCAGCAGATAGAGAGAGGGATGATGTGA